One stretch of Alcaligenes faecalis DNA includes these proteins:
- the ribH gene encoding 6,7-dimethyl-8-ribityllumazine synthase, producing MNPYIVTPDLNGEGLHIGIVRARFNESIGLTELEACLKELEALGVDERDVTVLSVPGALELGITLGQMAETGEFDALIALGAVIRGDTYHFEVVSNESASAITQVSLATGIPVANGVLTTNTDEQAEVRAAEKGRDCARTAVELGNLIAVLEPELDDDEDEDYEDEDLDDDK from the coding sequence ATGAATCCTTACATTGTTACCCCTGACCTGAATGGGGAAGGTCTGCACATTGGTATTGTGCGTGCACGTTTCAACGAATCCATCGGCCTGACCGAGTTGGAAGCTTGCCTGAAAGAGCTGGAAGCTCTGGGCGTGGACGAGCGCGATGTGACCGTTCTGTCCGTGCCTGGCGCGCTGGAATTGGGCATTACTCTGGGCCAGATGGCTGAAACCGGCGAGTTTGACGCTCTGATCGCTCTGGGCGCCGTTATCCGCGGTGATACCTACCACTTTGAAGTGGTCAGCAATGAAAGCGCTTCGGCCATTACTCAAGTCTCCCTGGCAACCGGTATTCCAGTTGCCAACGGTGTACTGACCACCAACACAGATGAACAAGCCGAAGTTCGCGCTGCTGAAAAAGGTCGCGATTGCGCCCGTACAGCGGTCGAGCTGGGCAATCTTATCGCCGTCCTCGAACCCGAGCTGGACGACGATGAGGACGAAGATTACGAGGACGAAGATCTTGACGACGACAAATAA
- the ribBA gene encoding bifunctional 3,4-dihydroxy-2-butanone-4-phosphate synthase/GTP cyclohydrolase II has protein sequence MNQEIQSDAGQLGASPIAPVPEIVEELRAGRMVILVDEEDRENEGDLVMAAEFVNAEAINFMVTHGRGLVCLTLTEERCRQLDLPLMATRNGTRFGTNFTVSIEAAEGVETGISAADRARTVQAAVARDARPVDLVQPGHIFPLKAAKGGVLVRAGHTEAGCDLTAMAGLTPAAVICEVLNPDGTMARLPDLLMFAREHGIKVGTIADLIQYRSEHESMIERLHKKPVKTPYGEFECHAYRDLSSGGLHLALVHGEISPDVETLVRVHEPTTVLDVLIEGDVGHSWTLPTALRTVAKSDSGVVLLMNCQNSEEESFEQIQAWGADSPVPTPRGRPSRNDLRTYGIGAQILRDLNVGKARLMSRPRKMPSMAGFALTVTGYHSEPDSQS, from the coding sequence ATGAATCAAGAAATTCAGTCCGACGCTGGTCAACTGGGCGCCAGTCCAATCGCTCCCGTTCCAGAGATTGTTGAAGAGCTGCGCGCAGGTCGCATGGTTATTCTGGTTGACGAAGAGGACCGCGAAAACGAAGGCGACCTGGTCATGGCCGCCGAATTCGTGAATGCCGAAGCGATCAACTTCATGGTGACGCATGGTCGCGGTCTGGTTTGCCTGACCCTGACCGAAGAGCGCTGCCGCCAACTGGACCTGCCTTTGATGGCCACCCGCAACGGTACGCGTTTTGGCACCAACTTCACGGTGTCGATTGAAGCGGCTGAAGGCGTGGAAACCGGCATTTCGGCTGCTGACCGCGCTCGTACCGTGCAAGCGGCCGTGGCACGCGATGCGCGTCCGGTGGATCTGGTGCAACCCGGTCACATTTTCCCGCTGAAGGCGGCCAAAGGTGGCGTGCTGGTGCGTGCCGGTCATACCGAAGCCGGTTGTGACCTGACGGCCATGGCGGGTTTGACGCCAGCGGCTGTCATTTGCGAAGTGCTCAATCCTGACGGCACCATGGCGCGCCTGCCGGATTTGCTGATGTTTGCCCGCGAGCACGGCATCAAGGTTGGCACCATTGCAGATTTGATCCAGTACCGCAGTGAACACGAGTCCATGATCGAGCGTTTGCACAAGAAGCCCGTCAAGACTCCTTATGGTGAATTTGAATGCCACGCTTACCGCGACCTGTCTTCCGGTGGCTTGCACCTGGCACTGGTGCACGGTGAAATCAGCCCGGACGTGGAAACCCTGGTCCGTGTGCATGAGCCGACGACCGTGCTGGATGTGCTGATCGAGGGTGACGTAGGCCATAGCTGGACCCTGCCTACCGCCTTGCGTACCGTAGCCAAATCCGACAGCGGTGTTGTCTTGCTGATGAACTGTCAGAACTCCGAAGAAGAGAGTTTTGAGCAGATCCAGGCCTGGGGTGCCGACAGTCCGGTACCAACGCCACGCGGTCGTCCTAGCCGCAATGATTTGCGCACGTATGGAATTGGTGCACAAATTTTGCGTGACCTCAATGTTGGCAAAGCCCGTTTGATGTCGCGACCACGTAAAATGCCAAGCATGGCCGGGTTTGCATTGACCGTGACGGGTTACCATAGCGAACCAGATTCTCAATCCTAA
- a CDS encoding IclR family transcriptional regulator has product MTEPILPALDDKRRRIQSIETGFGLLKVLVDSGQPMMLRDLATQAGMSSAKAHPYLVSFTNVGLVQQAPATGLYELGPFALQMGLVSLQSQNPVKIALPLVQAWASRIGHTLGLAVLGSHGPTMVHISEASYPVHVNMRCGTVMSMLHTATGHVFAAWLPPEVARHYIEREAGDSAVVTSISPLRPSPKELAAMLEKIREQGVAQALGNPLPGIDALSVPVFDHSGQIVLALTSLGPSTLFDASIDSPILAQLRQCANSISHQLGWREPLGTPPL; this is encoded by the coding sequence ATGACCGAACCCATTTTGCCTGCTCTGGACGACAAACGTCGCCGTATCCAATCCATTGAAACGGGTTTTGGCCTGTTGAAAGTGCTGGTGGACAGCGGACAACCCATGATGTTGCGTGATCTGGCCACTCAGGCGGGAATGAGTTCAGCCAAAGCCCACCCCTATCTGGTCAGCTTTACCAATGTAGGACTGGTGCAACAGGCTCCGGCTACCGGGCTGTATGAGCTGGGGCCCTTTGCCTTGCAGATGGGCCTGGTCAGCCTGCAAAGCCAGAACCCGGTCAAGATTGCCCTGCCCCTGGTTCAGGCCTGGGCCTCGCGCATTGGGCATACCCTGGGCTTGGCGGTGCTGGGTTCACACGGCCCCACCATGGTTCATATCAGCGAGGCCAGCTACCCGGTCCACGTGAACATGCGCTGCGGCACGGTCATGTCCATGTTGCATACGGCCACTGGCCACGTCTTTGCTGCCTGGCTGCCCCCGGAAGTGGCGCGCCACTATATAGAGCGCGAGGCAGGCGACAGTGCCGTGGTCACCAGTATCAGCCCGCTGCGCCCCAGCCCCAAAGAGCTGGCCGCCATGCTGGAAAAAATCCGCGAGCAAGGAGTGGCACAGGCGCTGGGCAACCCCTTGCCCGGTATTGATGCCCTGTCCGTCCCCGTGTTCGATCACTCCGGCCAAATTGTGCTGGCCCTGACCAGTCTGGGCCCCAGCACCTTGTTTGATGCCAGTATCGACAGTCCCATCCTGGCTCAGTTGCGACAGTGTGCCAACAGCATTTCGCATCAGCTGGGCTGGCGCGAGCCGCTGGGCACTCCCCCTTTATAA
- a CDS encoding CYTH and CHAD domain-containing protein → MKFFVPESARPGLLTAFDAVRTGSITLNAIYFDTPERDLARSSIALRLRKEGEQWVQTVKLPGPDTLSRIEINHPRPGPELDLSLYQDTPAHAALARYADQIQARYQTRIQRELALIKQGQSELELAYDVGHIESNGLKLLVNELEIELISGESLTMFEVGQRWLYKHGLILEMRSKSERGDALASLADRRRAKSESLDLSPEQVAAALTRKAYDLPKPHFFDTEELEQFYSLSATMSLEQVIRNAALLAGVDGIRPDSSRQADYLALMRVGLRRLRSCRKLFKMWLSASEGYANTRLTHYFGLFGQARDQDLVHLEITPLLLQAGMPGPAPEPAPAHLEHDPVQLASAAEFQSLLLSNLQSLICGPTLELNGVPQPEHLVEARISRWFQTIQLRSQRFAQISQDKQHRLRNRIKSLRYCLEFLPSAADKQGLHKVLRECQALIGAVTDVDVALDWYAQHAANPEQAQFARDWLTHARQGRAAHAQHALNALDQHQPQTELLRR, encoded by the coding sequence TTGAAATTTTTTGTACCCGAGAGTGCCCGTCCCGGCTTATTGACCGCCTTTGACGCTGTACGCACGGGTAGCATTACCTTAAATGCCATTTACTTTGATACGCCCGAACGCGATTTGGCGCGCTCGAGTATCGCCCTGCGACTGCGCAAGGAAGGCGAACAATGGGTTCAGACCGTCAAACTGCCCGGTCCTGACACCCTGTCCCGCATTGAAATCAATCACCCCAGACCTGGCCCGGAACTGGACCTGAGCCTGTATCAGGACACGCCTGCCCACGCGGCGCTGGCTCGCTACGCGGACCAGATTCAAGCCCGTTACCAGACTCGCATCCAGCGCGAGCTGGCCCTGATCAAGCAAGGCCAGTCTGAACTGGAGCTGGCCTACGATGTGGGCCATATCGAATCCAATGGCTTGAAGCTACTGGTCAACGAGCTGGAAATTGAACTGATCAGCGGCGAGAGCCTGACCATGTTTGAGGTCGGCCAGCGCTGGCTGTACAAGCATGGCCTGATTCTGGAGATGCGCAGCAAGTCCGAGCGTGGTGATGCACTGGCCAGTCTGGCGGATCGCCGTCGGGCGAAATCCGAAAGCTTGGACCTGTCACCCGAACAGGTGGCTGCTGCCCTGACGCGCAAAGCCTACGATCTACCCAAACCGCATTTTTTCGATACCGAAGAGCTGGAGCAGTTTTACAGCCTGAGCGCCACCATGAGCCTGGAACAGGTCATTCGCAATGCCGCTTTGCTGGCGGGTGTGGATGGCATACGTCCGGACTCCTCCCGTCAGGCCGATTATCTGGCCTTGATGCGTGTGGGTCTGCGTCGCCTGCGCTCCTGCCGCAAGCTGTTCAAAATGTGGCTGTCGGCCAGCGAAGGCTATGCCAATACCCGTCTGACGCATTATTTTGGTCTGTTCGGTCAGGCACGCGATCAGGACCTGGTGCATCTGGAAATTACCCCCTTGCTGCTGCAAGCAGGGATGCCCGGCCCAGCCCCGGAACCAGCCCCTGCTCATCTGGAGCACGACCCGGTTCAACTGGCCAGCGCGGCCGAGTTCCAGTCCTTGCTCTTGAGTAATCTGCAAAGCCTGATCTGCGGCCCTACGCTGGAACTGAATGGCGTACCCCAGCCCGAGCATCTGGTTGAAGCCCGTATCAGCCGCTGGTTCCAGACGATTCAATTGCGCAGCCAGCGCTTTGCGCAAATCAGTCAGGACAAGCAACATCGCCTGCGTAACCGGATCAAGAGCCTGCGCTACTGCCTGGAGTTTTTGCCCAGCGCGGCCGACAAGCAGGGGCTGCACAAAGTGCTGCGTGAATGTCAGGCCTTGATTGGTGCGGTCACCGATGTGGATGTGGCGCTGGATTGGTACGCCCAACATGCGGCCAACCCCGAGCAAGCGCAGTTTGCGCGGGACTGGCTGACGCATGCCCGCCAAGGTCGTGCCGCCCATGCCCAGCATGCGCTCAATGCCTTGGACCAGCATCAGCCACAAACTGAGCTTCTGCGACGCTAA
- the ftsY gene encoding signal recognition particle-docking protein FtsY, producing the protein MQPTPEPEPQPEIVPVPAPAPVPAPQPEPAPTPEPEAVAPVVKTSWMSRLKQGLSRTGQSLSSLFVGAKVDEALFEELEDALLMADAGVEATEKLITALRARVRKEKVSDAAQVKQILCDILTDHLKPLEKSFPLGSSKPLVVMIAGVNGAGKTTSIGKLAHTFQEQGAKVLLAAGDTFRAAAREQLIEWGTRNNVSVIAQDGGDPAAVAFDAVHAGRARDMGVVMVDTAGRLPTQLHLMEELKKIKRVIGKADGQAPHEILLVVDGNTGQNAISQIRAFDAALGLTGLVVTKLDGTAKGGTLAAVAACAQGVRPIPVYWIGVGEGMQDLQAFVAREFASALLGMNA; encoded by the coding sequence GTGCAGCCGACTCCTGAACCCGAGCCACAGCCAGAGATTGTTCCAGTTCCTGCACCAGCCCCTGTTCCTGCTCCACAGCCTGAACCAGCTCCGACTCCAGAGCCGGAAGCCGTCGCACCCGTGGTGAAGACTTCCTGGATGTCTCGCCTGAAACAGGGCTTGTCGCGTACAGGTCAAAGCCTGAGCAGCCTGTTCGTCGGTGCCAAGGTTGATGAAGCTCTGTTCGAGGAACTGGAAGACGCCTTGTTGATGGCAGACGCGGGTGTCGAGGCTACCGAGAAGCTGATTACCGCCTTGCGTGCCCGTGTTCGCAAGGAAAAAGTCAGCGATGCGGCCCAGGTCAAACAAATCCTGTGTGACATCCTGACCGATCACCTGAAGCCCTTGGAGAAGTCCTTTCCATTGGGTTCCAGCAAGCCGCTGGTCGTTATGATTGCTGGTGTGAACGGTGCAGGCAAGACCACTTCCATCGGTAAGTTGGCGCACACCTTCCAGGAGCAGGGCGCAAAAGTTCTGCTGGCGGCCGGTGATACGTTCCGTGCAGCTGCTCGTGAACAGTTGATTGAGTGGGGCACCCGCAATAACGTCAGCGTGATTGCTCAAGACGGTGGCGACCCGGCAGCGGTGGCCTTTGATGCGGTACACGCAGGCCGCGCCCGCGATATGGGTGTGGTCATGGTGGATACCGCCGGTCGCTTGCCGACTCAGCTTCACCTGATGGAAGAGCTCAAGAAGATCAAGCGCGTAATCGGCAAGGCCGATGGCCAGGCTCCCCATGAAATTCTCTTGGTTGTGGACGGCAACACTGGCCAGAACGCCATTTCCCAGATCCGTGCTTTTGATGCAGCCTTGGGTCTGACTGGCCTGGTCGTCACCAAGCTGGACGGTACGGCCAAAGGCGGTACGCTGGCCGCAGTTGCTGCCTGTGCTCAGGGCGTGCGTCCTATTCCGGTCTACTGGATTGGCGTGGGTGAAGGCATGCAGGATCTGCAGGCTTTTGTGGCCCGTGAATTTGCGTCGGCCTTGTTGGGCATGAACGCTTAA
- the rsmD gene encoding 16S rRNA (guanine(966)-N(2))-methyltransferase RsmD yields MRKHAVRIVGGDYRRTPISVVDAPGLRPTPDRVRETLFNWLNHFWGGQFSDKNVLDLFAGSGALGFEAASRGVAFVQMVERHGPAVTNLRSLRTKLKADHVRIHAGDALHILERSQMRYDLVFIDPPFARDWMERIWPLLPNVLAPDALVYIESETPIQAPDQYGILRQDKAGQVHYHLLRFAAMQKTVNNAEFSGTPAPLPPDSDLPT; encoded by the coding sequence ATGAGAAAACATGCTGTCCGTATTGTAGGTGGTGATTACCGCCGCACACCGATTTCAGTCGTCGATGCACCCGGTCTGCGGCCCACCCCGGATCGTGTGCGCGAAACGCTGTTTAACTGGCTTAACCACTTCTGGGGCGGGCAATTCAGCGACAAGAACGTGCTGGATCTGTTTGCCGGTAGCGGAGCCCTGGGCTTTGAAGCGGCCTCGCGCGGTGTCGCCTTTGTACAAATGGTGGAACGCCACGGACCCGCTGTTACCAATTTGCGCAGCCTGCGTACCAAGCTCAAGGCAGACCACGTCCGTATCCATGCGGGTGACGCCCTCCATATTCTGGAGCGCAGCCAGATGCGCTACGATCTGGTCTTTATAGACCCGCCCTTTGCGCGCGACTGGATGGAACGCATCTGGCCCTTGCTGCCCAATGTGCTGGCACCGGACGCACTGGTTTACATTGAGTCCGAAACCCCTATACAAGCCCCAGATCAATACGGGATACTACGACAGGATAAGGCAGGGCAGGTACATTATCATTTGTTGCGATTTGCTGCGATGCAAAAAACAGTCAATAATGCCGAATTTTCCGGGACGCCTGCACCGCTCCCCCCGGACTCCGACCTGCCAACTTGA
- the coaD gene encoding pantetheine-phosphate adenylyltransferase — protein MITAVYPGTFDPLTRGHEDLVRRAANLFDHVVVGVASSQNKRPFFTVEERVEIASEVLSHYPNVEVKSFSGLLKDFVREQNGRVIVRGLRAVSDFEYEFQMAGMNRHLLPEVETMFMTPSDQYQFISGTIVREIAILGGDVGKFVFPSVERWLQTKAKERSQQAVSAT, from the coding sequence ATGATCACAGCTGTTTACCCCGGCACCTTCGACCCCCTGACCCGAGGCCATGAAGACCTGGTCCGGCGAGCCGCCAACCTTTTCGATCACGTCGTGGTCGGTGTGGCCTCCAGCCAGAACAAGCGCCCTTTCTTCACCGTTGAAGAGCGTGTTGAGATCGCCTCCGAAGTGCTCAGCCACTACCCGAACGTGGAAGTGAAAAGCTTTTCCGGCCTGCTCAAGGACTTTGTACGCGAACAAAATGGTCGCGTTATCGTACGTGGCCTGCGCGCCGTGTCCGATTTTGAATACGAATTTCAAATGGCGGGCATGAACCGTCACCTGCTGCCCGAAGTCGAGACCATGTTCATGACTCCTTCGGACCAGTACCAGTTCATCTCCGGCACCATCGTGCGCGAAATTGCCATTCTGGGCGGCGACGTGGGCAAATTTGTGTTCCCATCCGTGGAGCGTTGGCTACAAACCAAAGCCAAAGAACGCAGCCAACAAGCGGTTTCAGCCACCTGA
- a CDS encoding YfhL family 4Fe-4S dicluster ferredoxin: protein MALHITEECINCDVCEPQCPNLAIYMGEEIYEINPNLCTECVGHFDEPQCVVVCPVECIEIHPQHKESQETLLARYHRLQSEPAT from the coding sequence ATGGCACTGCACATTACTGAAGAATGCATTAACTGCGACGTTTGTGAGCCGCAGTGCCCTAACTTGGCTATTTACATGGGCGAGGAGATCTACGAGATCAATCCCAACCTGTGTACCGAATGCGTCGGCCACTTTGACGAGCCGCAGTGCGTGGTGGTGTGTCCGGTTGAATGTATCGAGATTCATCCCCAGCACAAGGAAAGCCAGGAAACCCTGCTTGCCCGCTATCACCGGCTGCAGTCCGAACCTGCAACATGA
- a CDS encoding MOSC N-terminal beta barrel domain-containing protein, with product MSTGSVVNSPEETVCLLQGGPALSDSKALACKGRWVLGNDQGQVLAPDALPALAELSLELRFGQLVLRAPGMLRLDIEVDVIEDDPDSFSLWQENGQSVQLVDEGDLPAQWFSRYTGQPLRLLKRLPQAE from the coding sequence ATGAGTACGGGTTCAGTGGTGAATTCGCCTGAAGAGACGGTCTGCCTGTTGCAAGGTGGCCCGGCTCTAAGCGACAGCAAGGCGCTGGCCTGCAAGGGGCGTTGGGTTCTGGGAAACGATCAGGGGCAGGTTCTGGCCCCTGATGCGCTGCCCGCCTTGGCCGAGCTCAGCCTGGAACTGCGTTTTGGTCAGTTGGTGCTGCGCGCTCCAGGCATGTTGCGCCTGGATATTGAAGTGGACGTTATTGAAGACGATCCGGATTCCTTTTCCCTGTGGCAAGAAAATGGTCAATCCGTGCAATTGGTAGACGAAGGGGATTTACCTGCCCAGTGGTTCAGCCGCTATACAGGCCAGCCGCTGCGTTTGCTAAAGCGTTTGCCCCAGGCCGAGTAA
- a CDS encoding AsmA family protein, with product MKVWFKRGLFSLVVLAIVTVVGGAIFLLTFNPNSYKQKLADIVQQKYQRTLKIDGDIELSLFPRIGLSVQGLSLSDRNSEDPFASLESARFAVALWPLINNRLVVDHVAVTGFKAWIVRDEEGKLNFDDLLQAPPAGPHLPVARSGVSLLPAAQAAEAPQPAEPAPESLPVPELIAKRSGSETDFQIDIAGLSLKGGEIHYFSKRSNVIGRLLQLEVNTGRMTFGQPFDVAFKSRLSGDYPVADGVLEGQGQLSLDPASKSYGAQKLNLSFVGDLDQLQAQSLTLKGNVAYKSAQRQFSATNLDTQLQGQWLGAYPVSDLNATLNTPKMEIDSVSDLVSFEKLALRVRGKSDDQNLDLALDVPRIQVSPAQAEGSPVVASLKISGPKVLGLGLTLQGLSGNSQELVFEQAKLDGAIKQGSRVAQLKASSPMQWQPSNEWLRLPEIQANIRVEDEADAGSRFEMPLTGQADLNKGKQEYSAQLSSSTEQAQGSLDVTLQDKGKGPLLGAVLKADKLDLDELRSIFWVTAPEVVTTPEPEPEAEAPEATAEQEPAAEGAEQAELPKAEQPEAAPAAEEVPEEASPYAWLDTLSFDLRFEIEKLRSLGVVMDQVKAQVKNQGQVINLSQFNAQAYEGQLQAKAKVEPGKRFELGLKLQQMQVGSLLLDAFGNDYLAGKGNVDLNLKAQGATSEERLNALEGGLTVDLRDGSWRSVDLDQSVRDINEAVRNAFGGQIPLLLPESDPLRRTVLNRLQGSLDIKKGQATFRNFRATTPILSVTTAKGATLDLVNQQADVTLQARLNHNNLAAEERKSFQDLRNVLIPIHISGPWTELSYQIQWKDIASNSIKKALQDGLLDLLSQQASEAKAESKPDVKSEVKQIIKEELGAKVPQTVGEAMKQWFKP from the coding sequence ATGAAAGTATGGTTTAAGCGGGGCTTATTCAGCCTCGTCGTTTTAGCTATTGTCACGGTGGTAGGCGGGGCGATTTTCCTGCTGACATTCAATCCCAATTCGTACAAACAGAAGCTGGCTGACATCGTCCAGCAAAAGTATCAGCGTACGCTCAAGATTGACGGTGATATCGAACTTTCTTTATTTCCCCGCATTGGCCTGTCCGTGCAGGGGCTGTCCCTGTCTGACCGTAATTCGGAAGATCCCTTCGCTTCTTTGGAAAGCGCCCGTTTTGCGGTGGCCTTGTGGCCTTTGATCAATAACCGCCTGGTGGTGGACCACGTCGCTGTTACCGGCTTCAAAGCCTGGATTGTGCGCGATGAAGAAGGCAAGCTGAATTTCGATGACTTGCTGCAAGCCCCGCCTGCCGGCCCTCATCTTCCCGTTGCCCGCTCCGGCGTGTCCTTGTTGCCCGCAGCACAAGCTGCCGAGGCTCCTCAGCCAGCCGAGCCTGCCCCCGAATCCTTGCCTGTCCCTGAACTGATTGCCAAGCGTTCTGGCAGCGAAACGGATTTCCAGATTGATATTGCCGGGCTGAGCCTGAAGGGTGGCGAAATCCATTACTTCAGCAAACGCAGCAATGTGATTGGCCGTTTGTTGCAACTGGAAGTGAACACGGGTCGCATGACCTTTGGTCAGCCTTTTGATGTGGCTTTCAAGAGCCGCTTGTCTGGGGATTACCCCGTGGCGGATGGTGTGCTGGAAGGGCAAGGGCAGTTGAGTCTGGACCCTGCTTCCAAATCCTACGGCGCGCAAAAGCTGAACTTGAGCTTTGTTGGTGATTTGGACCAACTGCAGGCACAAAGCCTGACGCTTAAGGGCAATGTGGCCTACAAGTCCGCTCAGCGTCAGTTCAGCGCCACTAATCTGGATACCCAATTGCAAGGTCAGTGGTTGGGCGCTTACCCGGTCAGCGATCTGAACGCCACGCTCAATACGCCCAAGATGGAAATCGACAGCGTCAGCGATCTGGTGTCTTTCGAGAAGCTGGCTTTGCGTGTCCGTGGCAAGAGTGACGATCAGAATCTGGATCTGGCCTTGGATGTGCCTCGTATCCAGGTATCGCCTGCCCAAGCTGAAGGCTCGCCTGTCGTTGCCAGCCTGAAAATCAGCGGCCCCAAGGTCCTGGGCCTGGGTTTGACGCTGCAAGGCTTGTCCGGCAACAGCCAGGAATTGGTGTTTGAGCAGGCCAAGCTGGACGGTGCCATCAAGCAAGGCAGCCGTGTTGCGCAGTTGAAGGCCAGCTCCCCCATGCAGTGGCAACCCTCGAACGAGTGGCTGCGCCTGCCCGAAATTCAAGCCAATATTCGCGTGGAAGACGAAGCCGATGCAGGTAGCCGCTTCGAGATGCCGCTGACTGGTCAGGCTGATCTGAATAAAGGCAAACAGGAATACAGTGCACAGCTAAGCAGCAGCACCGAGCAGGCTCAAGGTAGCCTGGATGTGACGCTGCAGGATAAAGGTAAAGGACCTTTGCTGGGTGCGGTGCTGAAAGCAGACAAGCTGGATCTGGACGAGCTGCGTTCGATTTTCTGGGTAACCGCCCCTGAAGTGGTGACTACACCGGAGCCAGAGCCCGAGGCCGAAGCCCCGGAAGCCACTGCCGAGCAGGAGCCTGCCGCAGAGGGCGCTGAGCAAGCCGAGCTGCCCAAGGCAGAGCAGCCAGAGGCTGCCCCCGCTGCAGAAGAAGTGCCTGAAGAAGCCTCCCCTTACGCCTGGCTGGATACGCTCAGCTTTGATCTGCGCTTTGAAATCGAAAAGCTGCGCAGCCTGGGTGTGGTAATGGATCAGGTCAAGGCTCAGGTGAAGAACCAGGGCCAGGTGATCAATCTGTCGCAGTTCAATGCACAGGCTTATGAAGGTCAACTCCAGGCCAAGGCCAAGGTTGAGCCTGGCAAGCGCTTTGAACTGGGCCTGAAGCTGCAACAAATGCAGGTCGGCTCGCTCTTGCTGGATGCGTTCGGCAATGACTATCTGGCTGGCAAGGGCAATGTGGACCTGAACCTGAAGGCGCAAGGCGCTACAAGCGAAGAACGCCTGAATGCGCTGGAAGGTGGTCTGACGGTCGATTTGCGTGATGGCAGCTGGCGCAGTGTGGATCTGGACCAGAGCGTGCGCGACATTAACGAAGCCGTGCGTAATGCCTTTGGCGGTCAGATTCCTTTGCTGCTGCCCGAGTCCGATCCTCTGCGTCGCACGGTGCTGAACCGCTTGCAGGGCAGTCTGGATATCAAGAAAGGACAAGCGACTTTCCGTAATTTCCGTGCCACCACCCCGATTCTGTCGGTGACAACGGCTAAAGGCGCCACGCTGGATTTGGTTAACCAGCAAGCGGATGTGACTTTGCAGGCCCGCCTGAATCACAACAATCTGGCCGCAGAAGAGCGCAAGTCCTTCCAGGATCTGCGTAATGTGCTGATTCCTATCCACATCTCCGGTCCCTGGACAGAGCTGTCCTACCAGATTCAGTGGAAAGACATTGCCAGCAATTCCATCAAGAAGGCGCTGCAAGACGGTTTGCTGGATTTGTTGAGCCAGCAAGCCTCGGAAGCTAAAGCGGAGTCCAAGCCTGATGTGAAATCCGAGGTGAAGCAGATCATCAAGGAAGAGCTGGGTGCCAAGGTTCCACAAACCGTGGGCGAAGCCATGAAGCAGTGGTTCAAGCCATGA